In the Ipomoea triloba cultivar NCNSP0323 chromosome 6, ASM357664v1 genome, one interval contains:
- the LOC116021558 gene encoding uncharacterized protein LOC116021558 isoform X2 has translation MAPSVIPDLSKITALDGNNYKRWTQRILILFEQLELVYVLFCDPLEPAQLRSPFQEPREISPEPDYTHDQELGITLVQFTCDNMVARGYLLSQMNDKLFDIYVKQDSARVIWKMLSEKYGANDAGNQSVRNNNNKKSGKVKKLKGGCFVCDNHGHRTYQCYHRKGKIHRGLL, from the exons ATGGCTCCTTCTGTCATACCCGATCTATCCAAGATAACTGCCCTAGATGGGAATAATTACAAGCGGTGGACACAAAGAATACTTATACTCTTTGAACAACTGGAACTAGTCTATGTGTTGTTCTGTGATCCCCTCGAACCTGCTCAGCTAAGGTCCCCCTTTCAAGAACCAAGAGAAATCAGTCCTGAACCGGATTATACTCATGATCAAGAACTGGGTATAACTCTGGTGCAATTTACATGTGACAATATGGTAGCTAGAGGATACCTTTtatcacaaatgaatgacaAATTGTTTGACATTTATGTTAAACAAGACTCGGCAAGAGTTATTTGGAAAATGCTGTCAGAAAAGTATGGTGCCAATGATGCTGGAAATCAAAGTGTcagaaataacaacaacaaaaagagTGGAAAAGTTAAGAAACTCAAAGGAGGCTGTTTCGTGTGCGATAATCATGGACACCGAACATACCAGTGCTATCATCGCAAGGGTAAAATTCATAGAG GGTTGTTATAA
- the LOC116021558 gene encoding uncharacterized protein LOC116021558 isoform X3 produces the protein MAPSVIPDLSKITALDGNNYKRWTQRILILFEQLELVYVLFCDPLEPAQLRSPFQEPREISPEPDYTHDQELGITLVQFTCDNMVARGYLLSQMNDKLFDIYVKQDSARVIWKMLSEKYGANDAGNQSVRNNNNKKSGKVKKLKGGCFVCDNHGHRTYQCYHRKGLL, from the exons ATGGCTCCTTCTGTCATACCCGATCTATCCAAGATAACTGCCCTAGATGGGAATAATTACAAGCGGTGGACACAAAGAATACTTATACTCTTTGAACAACTGGAACTAGTCTATGTGTTGTTCTGTGATCCCCTCGAACCTGCTCAGCTAAGGTCCCCCTTTCAAGAACCAAGAGAAATCAGTCCTGAACCGGATTATACTCATGATCAAGAACTGGGTATAACTCTGGTGCAATTTACATGTGACAATATGGTAGCTAGAGGATACCTTTtatcacaaatgaatgacaAATTGTTTGACATTTATGTTAAACAAGACTCGGCAAGAGTTATTTGGAAAATGCTGTCAGAAAAGTATGGTGCCAATGATGCTGGAAATCAAAGTGTcagaaataacaacaacaaaaagagTGGAAAAGTTAAGAAACTCAAAGGAGGCTGTTTCGTGTGCGATAATCATGGACACCGAACATACCAGTGCTATCATCGCAAGG GGTTGTTATAA
- the LOC116023323 gene encoding mitochondrial import receptor subunit TOM20-like isoform X1: MEMSSEFDRLLFFEHARKTAEAAYEKNPLDADNLTRWGGALLELSQFQPVPESKQMILDSISKLEEALDINPQKHDAIWCLGNAHTSHAFLTPDQDEAKVHFDKATECFERAVEADPANDLYRKSLEVAAKAPELHTEIHKHGSMQQAMGQMGPGPSTSTSTKQTAKNKKSSDLKYDIFGWIILAVGIVAWVGFAKSQVPPPPR, translated from the exons ATGGAGATGTCAAGCGAGTTCGATCGCCTTCTCTTCTTCGAGCACGCTCGCAAGACTGCCGAAGCCGCCTACGAGAAGAATCCCCTTGACGCCGAT AACTTGACGAGATGGGGTGGTGCGTTACTTGAGTTGTCACAGTTTCAGCCTGTTCCTGAATCCAAACAGATGATTCTcg ACTCTATTTCAAAGTTGGAGGAGGCATTAGACATCAATCCCCAAAAACATGATGCTATTTGGTGTCTGGGAAATGCACATACATCTCATGCATTCTTGACTCCTGATCAAGATGAAGCTAAGGTTCATTTTGATAAAGCAACTGAATGTTTTGAGCGTGCAGTTGAAGCT GATCCAGCGAATGATCTTTACCGCAAATCTTTGGAAGTTGCTGCTAAG GCTCCTGAATTGCACACAGAGATCCACAAGCATGGTTCAATGCAACAAGCTATGGGGCAAATGGGGCCAGGGCCTTCTACATCTACAAGTACAAAG CAGACTGCAAAGAACAAGAAGAGCAGTGATCTTAAGTATGACATTTTTGGATGGATTATACTTGCTGTTGGCATCGTTGCATGGGTGGGCTTTGCGAAATCTCAGGTTCCCCCTCCACCGAGATAA
- the LOC116023323 gene encoding mitochondrial import receptor subunit TOM20-like isoform X2, which translates to MEMSSEFDRLLFFEHARKTAEAAYEKNPLDADNLTRWGGALLELSQFQPVPESKQMILDSISKLEEALDINPQKHDAIWCLGNAHTSHAFLTPDQDEAKVHFDKATECFERAVEADPANDLYRKSLEVAAKAPELHTEIHKHGSMQQAMGQMGPGPSTSTSTKTAKNKKSSDLKYDIFGWIILAVGIVAWVGFAKSQVPPPPR; encoded by the exons ATGGAGATGTCAAGCGAGTTCGATCGCCTTCTCTTCTTCGAGCACGCTCGCAAGACTGCCGAAGCCGCCTACGAGAAGAATCCCCTTGACGCCGAT AACTTGACGAGATGGGGTGGTGCGTTACTTGAGTTGTCACAGTTTCAGCCTGTTCCTGAATCCAAACAGATGATTCTcg ACTCTATTTCAAAGTTGGAGGAGGCATTAGACATCAATCCCCAAAAACATGATGCTATTTGGTGTCTGGGAAATGCACATACATCTCATGCATTCTTGACTCCTGATCAAGATGAAGCTAAGGTTCATTTTGATAAAGCAACTGAATGTTTTGAGCGTGCAGTTGAAGCT GATCCAGCGAATGATCTTTACCGCAAATCTTTGGAAGTTGCTGCTAAG GCTCCTGAATTGCACACAGAGATCCACAAGCATGGTTCAATGCAACAAGCTATGGGGCAAATGGGGCCAGGGCCTTCTACATCTACAAGTACAAAG ACTGCAAAGAACAAGAAGAGCAGTGATCTTAAGTATGACATTTTTGGATGGATTATACTTGCTGTTGGCATCGTTGCATGGGTGGGCTTTGCGAAATCTCAGGTTCCCCCTCCACCGAGATAA
- the LOC116021714 gene encoding origin of replication complex subunit 1B-like yields the protein MEEITAYIKGSICEDQCLGKCLYIHGVPGTGKTMSVLSVMRNLKSEVDAGSIKPYCFVEINGLKLTPSEHIYSVIYEALNGQRVGWKKALKLLNERFSNGTERGKEDNRPCILLIDELVLLVTVFAYYLSSCLCGTEFVNEI from the exons ATGGAAGAGATAACTGCATATATCAAAGGTTCCATATGTGAAGATCAATGCCTAGGGAAGTGCCTTTACATACATGGTGTTCCCGGGACAGGAAAG ACAATGAGTGTATTATCAGTAATGAGGAACCTCAAATCTGAGGTAGATGCTGGAAGTATTAAGCCTTACTGTTTTGTAGAAATTAATGGTCTAAAATTGACTCCATCTGAACATATTTACAGT GTTATTTATGAAGCATTAAATGGACAAAGAGTTGGTTGGAAGAAAGCTCTTAAGCTCTTAAATGAAAGATTCTCAAATGGAACTGAGCGTGGAAAAGAGGATAACCGCCCCTGTATTCTTCTTATTGATGAACTTGTTCTTCTAGTAACTGTGTTTGCTTATTACTTATCTAGTTGCTTATGTGGCACTGAATTTGTAAATGAGATTtag
- the LOC116021666 gene encoding 50S ribosomal protein L27, chloroplastic — MAAAVMSFNLVGAFKGLSLNSSSSSSFVRGDFAPVHVGHKISVSFPLKSPVPLTIESAHKKGAGSTKNGRDSPGQRLGVKIFGDQAAKPGSIIVRQRGTKFHPGKNVGLGKDHTIFSLIDGLVKFEKFGPDRKKVSVYPHIAQPENPNSYRARKREAFRLQRERRKARREGNFDVPPQLLVLASADESLDNNPTC, encoded by the exons ATGGCGGCCGCAGTCATGAGTTTCAATCTAGTAGGAGCTTTCAAAGGACTGTCCTTAAATTCCAGCTCCTCCTCGTCTTTCGTCAGAGGTGACTTCGCTCCGGTTCATGTCGGCCATAAGATATCGGTGTCGTTTCCGTTGAAATCTCCGGTGCCGTTGACAATTGAGTCGGCGCACAAGAAGGGGGCTGGAAGTACCAAGAACGGCCGAGACTCACCTGGCCAAAGGCTCGGTGTCAAAATTTTTGGTGATCAAGCCGCAAAGCCCGGCTCCATTATTGTTCGCCAGCGAGGCACCAAG TTCCATCCAGGGAAGAATGTTGGACTTGGCAAGGATCACACAATCTTTTCCTTGATTGATGGACTGGTCAAATTTGAGAAGTTTGGTCCAGATAGGAAAAAG GTTAGTGTGTATCCGCATATAGCACAGCCAGAGAACCCCAACAGCTACAGGGCACGGAAGAGGGAGGCGTTTAGATTACAACGCGAGCGTAGAAAGGCACGAAGGGAAGGAAACTTTGACGTTCCACCACAGTTGCTGGTGCTTGCTTCAGCAGATGAATCCTTGGACAACAATCCAACATGCTGA
- the LOC116021836 gene encoding ribonucleoside-diphosphate reductase small chain, with the protein MPSIPEEPLLAPNPDRFCMFPIEYPQIWEMYKKAVASFWTAEEVDLSQDLRQWEALTSDEKHFIKHVLAFFAASDGIVLENLAGRFMKEVQIAEARAFYGFQIAIENIHSEMYSLLLETYIKDSEEKDRLFHAIDTVPCVEKKAKWALRWIDGSESFAERLLAFACVEGIFFSGSFCAIFWLKKRGLMPGLSFSNELISRDEGLHCDFACMLYGLLRRKLSEERVKSLVVEAVDIEREFVCDALPCALVGMNGDLMSQYIEFVADRLLGALGCSKVYNVQNPFDWMELISLQGKTNFFEKRVGEYQKAAVMSSLNGNGDTHVFKLDEDF; encoded by the coding sequence ATGCCTTCGATTCCAGAAGAGCCTCTCCTCGCCCCTAATCCGGACCGGTTCTGTATGTTCCCGATTGAGTACCCGCAAATATGGGAGATGTATAAGAAAGCCGTCGCGTCTTTCTGGACAGCGGAGGAGGTCGATCTCTCTCAGGATCTCCGTCAGTGGGAAGCCCTAACCTCCGACGAGAAGCACTTTATTAAGCACGTACTTGCCTTTTTTGCCGCCTCCGACGGCATCGTTTTGGAGAATCTCGCCGGACGGTTCATGAAGGAGGTCCAGATTGCGGAGGCGCGTGCGTTTTATGGATTCCAGATCGCCATCGAGAATATCCACTCTGAGATGTACAGTCTTCTGTTGGAGACTTACATCAAGGATTCCGAAGAGAAGGATAGGTTGTTCCACGCGATTGATACTGTGCCCTGTGTGGAGAAGAAGGCTAAGTGGGCTCTCCGTTGGATTGATGGCTCGGAATCATTCGCTGAGCGTTTGTTGGCCTTTGCTTGTGTTGAGGGGATCTTCTTCTCTGGGAGTTTTTGTGCTATATTCTGGCTGAAAAAGCGCGGTTTGATGCCGGGGTTGTCCTTCTCGAATGAGTTGATCTCGCGAGATGAGGGCTTGCACTGCGATTTTGCGTGCATGCTCTATGGGCTGCTGAGGAGGAAGTTGAGCGAGGAGCGCGTGAAGTCACTTGTGGTTGAAGCTGTTGATATTGAGAGGGAATTCGTGTGTGACGCGCTTCCCTGTGCTTTGGTGGGGATGAATGGGGATCTGATGAGCCAATACATAGAATTTGTGGCTGATAGATTGCTAGGTGCATTGGGATGCAGTAAAGTGTACAATGTCCAGAATCCGTTTGATTGGATGGAGCTGATCAGCTTACAGGGGAAGACCAATTTCTTTGAGAAGAGAGTTGGAGAATATCAGAAGGCAGCTGTCATGTCTAGCCTGAACGGTAATGGAGACACCCATGTGTTCAAGTTGGATGAAGACTTCTAA
- the LOC116021558 gene encoding uncharacterized protein LOC116021558 isoform X1 has product MAPSVIPDLSKITALDGNNYKRWTQRILILFEQLELVYVLFCDPLEPAQLRSPFQEPREISPEPDYTHDQELGITLVQFTCDNMVARGYLLSQMNDKLFDIYVKQDSARVIWKMLSEKYGANDAGNQSVRNNNNKKSGKVKKLKGGCFVCDNHGHRTYQCYHRKGKIHRGQSY; this is encoded by the coding sequence ATGGCTCCTTCTGTCATACCCGATCTATCCAAGATAACTGCCCTAGATGGGAATAATTACAAGCGGTGGACACAAAGAATACTTATACTCTTTGAACAACTGGAACTAGTCTATGTGTTGTTCTGTGATCCCCTCGAACCTGCTCAGCTAAGGTCCCCCTTTCAAGAACCAAGAGAAATCAGTCCTGAACCGGATTATACTCATGATCAAGAACTGGGTATAACTCTGGTGCAATTTACATGTGACAATATGGTAGCTAGAGGATACCTTTtatcacaaatgaatgacaAATTGTTTGACATTTATGTTAAACAAGACTCGGCAAGAGTTATTTGGAAAATGCTGTCAGAAAAGTATGGTGCCAATGATGCTGGAAATCAAAGTGTcagaaataacaacaacaaaaagagTGGAAAAGTTAAGAAACTCAAAGGAGGCTGTTTCGTGTGCGATAATCATGGACACCGAACATACCAGTGCTATCATCGCAAGGGTAAAATTCATAGAGGTCAATCTTACTGA